One segment of Geomonas ferrireducens DNA contains the following:
- a CDS encoding M23 family metallopeptidase yields the protein MKTTIFFSLFIILVLIAGAAYYFVDTSGPTLALSRQPGPISAKVDVVLRLRDRSGLKSLKVVLLQGQKSFPVLAHEYPAGKTDVSENFRFPAQSGLKEGPVRLQISAVDRSIIRFGSGNSTEETLDFDYQNKPPAVTVLSTAHNVSRGGSGLVVYTVNREVVKTGIVFADRFFPGYRQPGGFYACLFAFPSDLPQERFIPKVLAVDRAGNERLTGIYFHVLEKSFPRDRIELTDSFLEKVSSEFKDRFPKAATPLEVFLKVNSEVRSADRKTLYQTGLKTSPTPLWSGDFMRLPNSAPRGTFSQFRSYFYKGAQVDQQYHLGIDLASLAHAKVPAANNGKVVWADDLGIYGQCVIIDHGMGLQTLYGHLSRIGVKEGAQVNKGDIIGDTGDTGLASGDHLHFGVVVSGQEVNPIEWWDPSWIKNNVTDKLADAKEASAVK from the coding sequence ATGAAGACCACGATATTCTTCTCACTATTCATCATCCTCGTCCTGATCGCCGGCGCTGCTTACTATTTCGTCGACACTTCAGGACCCACCCTTGCCCTCTCGCGGCAACCCGGTCCCATCTCTGCAAAGGTGGATGTCGTCCTCAGGCTGCGCGACCGGTCGGGACTCAAATCCCTGAAGGTAGTCCTGTTACAGGGACAAAAGAGCTTCCCGGTTCTCGCGCATGAGTATCCCGCCGGGAAAACCGACGTATCGGAAAACTTCCGGTTCCCCGCACAGTCGGGACTCAAGGAAGGCCCCGTCAGGCTGCAGATAAGCGCCGTCGACCGCTCCATAATCCGCTTCGGTTCAGGCAACAGCACCGAAGAAACCCTCGACTTCGATTACCAGAACAAGCCTCCCGCAGTAACCGTGCTGAGCACGGCGCACAACGTATCGCGCGGCGGCTCGGGCCTTGTGGTGTACACGGTGAACCGGGAAGTGGTGAAGACCGGCATCGTCTTCGCGGACCGCTTTTTCCCCGGATACCGGCAGCCCGGCGGTTTCTACGCCTGCCTCTTCGCTTTCCCAAGCGATCTGCCGCAGGAGCGCTTCATCCCGAAGGTGCTCGCCGTCGACCGGGCGGGGAACGAGCGTCTGACCGGGATCTATTTCCACGTCCTGGAGAAGTCCTTCCCGAGGGACCGCATCGAACTCACCGACTCCTTCCTGGAGAAGGTCTCCTCGGAGTTCAAGGACCGGTTTCCCAAGGCGGCCACCCCGCTCGAGGTGTTCCTCAAGGTGAACAGCGAGGTGAGAAGCGCCGACCGCAAGACGCTTTACCAGACCGGGCTCAAGACCTCGCCGACGCCGCTTTGGAGCGGTGACTTCATGCGCCTGCCCAACTCGGCCCCGCGCGGGACCTTCAGCCAGTTCCGCAGCTACTTCTACAAGGGCGCACAAGTGGACCAGCAGTATCACCTGGGGATCGACCTCGCCTCCCTGGCACATGCGAAGGTTCCCGCCGCGAACAACGGGAAGGTGGTGTGGGCGGACGATCTCGGCATCTACGGGCAGTGCGTGATCATCGACCACGGCATGGGATTGCAGACCCTCTACGGACATCTAAGCCGGATCGGGGTGAAGGAGGGAGCCCAAGTGAACAAAGGGGACATCATCGGGGACACCGGCGACACCGGTCTTGCCAGCGGCGATCACCTTCATTTCGGCGTCGTGGTCTCCGGCCAGGAGGTGAACCCGATCGAGTGGTGGGATCCTTCCTGGATCAAGAACAACGTGACCGACAAGCTGGCCGACGCGAAAGAGGCGAGCGCGGTCAAGTAG
- a CDS encoding DUF3332 domain-containing protein, with protein MKRVTAAILAMVMGMVSLQGCYGKMALTKKVYQVNGQVGDKFLRSLVTWVFIIVPVYGVSALVDFVVFNTIEFWSGHNPVASGEKDFMYSENGETFKVHASKSGDTVRYTMNHYRGDTYLDTMTIDWNVKNGNSVAVLKEGDEVTKYQAMRMNGGVQVTSSGPGALSRGQQALALYQ; from the coding sequence ATGAAAAGAGTTACAGCGGCGATACTCGCCATGGTTATGGGGATGGTGTCCTTGCAGGGGTGCTACGGCAAAATGGCACTAACCAAGAAGGTGTACCAGGTGAACGGCCAAGTGGGCGACAAGTTCCTGCGCAGTCTGGTTACCTGGGTCTTCATCATCGTCCCGGTGTACGGTGTCTCGGCCCTGGTCGACTTCGTGGTCTTCAACACCATCGAGTTCTGGAGCGGCCATAACCCGGTAGCTTCCGGCGAGAAGGACTTCATGTACAGCGAAAACGGCGAGACCTTCAAGGTGCATGCGAGCAAAAGCGGCGACACGGTACGCTACACGATGAACCATTACCGCGGCGATACCTACCTGGATACGATGACCATCGACTGGAACGTGAAGAATGGTAACTCGGTGGCGGTGTTGAAGGAAGGTGATGAAGTTACCAAGTACCAGGCTATGCGTATGAATGGCGGCGTCCAAGTCACCAGTTCCGGCCCGGGTGCTCTCAGCCGCGGACAACAGGCGTTGGCTCTCTATCAGTAG
- a CDS encoding helix-turn-helix domain-containing protein, with protein MSDLKYEPVVHDHKDLLEKAGKRRGFNKAYAELDEEYALAKEMLAARARVGLSQEAVAEIMGTTKSAISRLEAAGKHTPSLSTLKKYAHAVGCHLEIRFVPEGSSKP; from the coding sequence ATGTCTGATCTGAAATACGAACCGGTTGTCCATGACCATAAGGATCTGCTTGAAAAGGCAGGGAAGCGAAGAGGTTTCAACAAAGCATACGCGGAGTTGGATGAAGAATACGCTCTGGCAAAAGAGATGCTGGCGGCACGTGCGCGGGTCGGTCTTTCACAGGAAGCGGTTGCTGAAATCATGGGGACTACTAAAAGTGCAATTTCGCGACTCGAGGCAGCAGGAAAGCATACGCCTTCTCTGTCTACCCTAAAGAAATATGCCCATGCCGTGGGGTGTCATCTGGAAATACGCTTTGTCCCCGAGGGTTCGAGTAAACCTTAA
- a CDS encoding Abi family protein: MPFKKPPLTYEQKIDLLQQRGLQIDDHNRARHFLSHLNYYRLSGYWLPLEQDHATHTFKPKAHFDTALELYFFDREFRLWVMDAIERFEVSLRAQWAYHLAHTYGPLAHLDAGLFKPPRPPRWNHGDSIRSLQQVVRRSSEIFIRHNRTAYPELSLPPIWVICEIMTFGELSLWYANLVKSRDRNAISRIYDIDEVIFTSFLQHITTVRNICAHHSRLWNREFTISWALPKARPTHVLPSLNRAEPRKIYNTLVMLGHLMDIVNPGHKWRERLGDLLTHHPAVTPPAMGFPKDWKEL, from the coding sequence GTGCCGTTCAAGAAGCCCCCACTGACCTATGAGCAGAAAATAGACCTACTGCAGCAACGAGGTCTTCAGATTGACGACCACAACCGCGCCCGCCATTTCCTTTCCCACCTAAACTATTACCGACTGTCTGGCTACTGGCTTCCGCTAGAGCAGGATCATGCAACTCACACTTTCAAACCAAAGGCACATTTTGACACCGCTCTTGAACTATACTTTTTTGACCGGGAGTTCAGGCTCTGGGTCATGGATGCTATCGAACGGTTTGAGGTCTCCTTACGGGCTCAATGGGCTTACCATTTGGCTCATACCTATGGGCCTCTTGCGCACCTTGATGCTGGCTTGTTTAAGCCGCCGCGCCCTCCGAGGTGGAACCACGGTGACAGCATCCGATCATTGCAGCAGGTAGTCCGCAGAAGCTCTGAGATCTTCATTCGCCACAACCGCACCGCTTACCCAGAACTATCCCTCCCCCCGATTTGGGTAATCTGTGAAATCATGACCTTCGGTGAGCTTTCCCTCTGGTACGCAAACCTCGTCAAAAGTCGTGACCGCAACGCTATCTCTCGTATCTACGATATCGATGAAGTCATCTTCACCTCGTTCCTTCAACACATCACCACGGTCAGAAATATTTGCGCTCACCACTCCCGGCTCTGGAACCGCGAGTTCACCATCTCATGGGCCTTACCTAAAGCGAGGCCTACCCATGTGCTGCCCTCCTTAAACAGGGCTGAGCCTAGGAAGATCTACAACACATTGGTGATGCTTGGCCACCTGATGGATATCGTGAACCCCGGCCACAAATGGAGGGAGCGGCTGGGTGATCTTCTCACCCATCATCCTGCCGTGACACCACCAGCGATGGGGTTCCCAAAGGATTGGAAAGAGCTGTAG
- a CDS encoding ATP-binding protein — translation MRSIFAKLFIWFWLSTVFSGLVFFVIAFNLRLSPMRDERKRHFAAQHQQVLGQALAIYGSTAALLTEKQGSPAEADADQGRVAGPRAYLFAADGTPISRGVPPRIATAVREHVAGKQERPDDRDLVAVTVQGPSGKRYLAAALPRPVPPPPHELNPLRPPPLFWLQMAITFVVSGLVCYFLSWCIAAPLRRLRAATRRLADGDLSSRVTVIPRQAGYEINDLGRDFNLMAARMEKLVLAHKQLVRDASHELRSPLARLNVALGIARKESPPSATKALDRIEYESDRLNLLITELLTLSKLDEGSELDRSDLDLAELVEEVARDAEFEACASDRHVQWSATRGITVHGNRDFLSRALENVVRNAVKYTAEGTAVEIVLEREEATALLRVRDHGPGVPEEQLADIFRPFYRVAEARDRKSGGTGIGLAIAEKTVTLHGGSIAARNLPQGGLEVEIRLSLG, via the coding sequence ATGCGCAGCATCTTCGCGAAACTCTTCATCTGGTTCTGGCTCTCCACCGTCTTCTCGGGGCTCGTCTTCTTCGTCATCGCCTTCAACCTGCGGCTGTCGCCAATGCGCGACGAACGAAAGCGCCACTTCGCCGCGCAGCACCAGCAGGTCCTGGGCCAGGCGCTCGCCATCTACGGCAGCACTGCCGCCCTTCTCACCGAGAAGCAGGGGAGCCCGGCGGAAGCGGACGCCGACCAGGGACGCGTCGCCGGGCCGAGAGCCTACCTCTTCGCGGCGGACGGCACCCCGATTTCCCGCGGTGTCCCGCCTCGCATCGCGACCGCAGTGCGGGAACACGTCGCAGGGAAACAGGAGCGCCCGGATGACCGCGACCTCGTGGCGGTAACGGTGCAGGGGCCGTCCGGGAAACGATACCTTGCCGCCGCCCTCCCCCGCCCGGTCCCTCCTCCGCCGCATGAATTAAACCCGCTGCGTCCCCCGCCACTTTTCTGGCTGCAGATGGCGATCACCTTCGTGGTGAGCGGCCTTGTCTGTTATTTCCTCTCCTGGTGCATCGCCGCCCCCTTGCGCAGGCTGCGCGCCGCGACGCGTCGACTCGCCGACGGGGACCTTTCCAGTCGCGTCACCGTGATCCCGAGACAGGCAGGCTACGAGATCAACGACCTCGGGCGCGACTTCAACCTGATGGCGGCGCGCATGGAGAAGCTCGTGCTCGCCCACAAGCAGTTGGTCCGGGACGCTTCGCACGAGCTCCGTTCGCCGCTGGCGCGGCTGAACGTGGCGCTCGGCATCGCCCGCAAGGAATCTCCCCCTTCCGCGACCAAGGCCCTGGACCGCATCGAGTACGAGAGCGACCGGCTGAACCTCCTGATCACCGAACTGCTCACCCTGAGCAAGCTCGACGAGGGGAGCGAGCTCGACAGAAGCGATCTGGATCTTGCCGAACTGGTGGAAGAAGTGGCGCGGGACGCGGAGTTCGAGGCGTGCGCCTCGGACCGCCACGTACAGTGGAGTGCGACGCGTGGGATCACGGTACACGGCAACCGCGACTTTTTGAGCCGGGCCCTGGAGAACGTGGTGAGAAACGCGGTGAAATACACCGCGGAGGGAACGGCGGTGGAGATAGTTCTGGAGCGGGAGGAAGCGACTGCGCTGCTCCGTGTGCGAGATCACGGCCCGGGCGTCCCGGAGGAGCAACTTGCCGACATCTTCCGCCCCTTTTACCGCGTGGCCGAAGCGCGCGACCGGAAAAGCGGCGGCACCGGCATCGGGCTCGCCATCGCGGAGAAGACGGTCACCCTGCACGGCGGGAGCATCGCAGCGCGGAACCTGCCGCAAGGGGGCCTGGAAGTGGAGATCAGGCTGTCTCTGGGCTAG
- a CDS encoding response regulator: MNKKILIIDDDTGLCELLESYLASEGYTVEACHDGGEGADLALARDYAFVVLDVMLPTLNGFDVLRRIRQGSQVPVLMLTARGDEIDRIVGLEMGADDYLPKPFNPRELVARLRAIQRRSDAFPAGTEPKSDLLQAGDVILDLGTRTVTCGGGAVEVTSLEFSVLEALVRQAGSVMSRDDLTRQALGREFSSFDRSIDVHVSSLRKKLGPAPAGDERIKSVRGVGYIYAFSAAQRHTH; encoded by the coding sequence ATGAATAAAAAGATTCTCATAATAGATGATGACACCGGATTGTGCGAACTCCTCGAGAGCTACCTCGCGAGCGAAGGGTACACGGTGGAGGCTTGCCATGACGGTGGGGAAGGGGCCGATCTCGCCCTCGCGAGGGATTACGCCTTCGTGGTGCTGGACGTGATGCTCCCGACCCTGAACGGCTTCGACGTCTTGCGCCGGATCCGGCAGGGTTCGCAGGTCCCGGTGCTGATGCTGACCGCGCGCGGCGACGAGATCGACCGCATCGTCGGGCTGGAGATGGGGGCGGACGACTACCTTCCGAAGCCGTTCAACCCGCGCGAATTGGTAGCGCGGCTGAGGGCGATCCAAAGACGCAGCGACGCCTTTCCGGCCGGCACCGAGCCGAAGAGCGATCTGCTGCAGGCCGGCGACGTGATCCTCGATCTCGGCACCCGGACGGTCACCTGCGGCGGCGGTGCGGTAGAGGTCACCTCGCTCGAGTTCTCGGTGCTGGAGGCGCTGGTACGTCAGGCAGGGAGCGTGATGAGCCGGGACGACCTGACCCGCCAGGCGCTCGGGCGCGAGTTCAGCAGTTTCGACCGGAGCATCGACGTGCACGTGAGCAGCCTCAGGAAAAAGCTGGGGCCCGCACCCGCAGGCGACGAGCGCATCAAGTCGGTGCGGGGCGTCGGCTACATCTACGCCTTCTCCGCCGCGCAGCGGCACACCCACTGA
- a CDS encoding Spy/CpxP family protein refolding chaperone, which produces MRKKITVMMTVTALFLGGWACYGMPSPPDTPQPRCGAMERPDKPEGFPAPIARALELSEAQKKQIGSIVDEQRGLDHARMKKERELRDQLRGIEEAVPLNEAALQGTAQKLAALDVEHLVSRAKTRARIEALLTPAQRTLAERLRPRKEDARPEPPCGCGPDRRGDYAPMDETERR; this is translated from the coding sequence ATGAGAAAGAAGATAACAGTGATGATGACGGTGACCGCGCTTTTTTTGGGGGGCTGGGCCTGCTACGGCATGCCGTCCCCCCCGGACACCCCGCAGCCCCGTTGCGGTGCCATGGAGCGACCGGATAAGCCGGAAGGCTTTCCCGCTCCCATTGCGCGGGCGCTCGAGTTGAGCGAGGCGCAGAAAAAGCAGATCGGCTCCATCGTAGACGAGCAGCGCGGGCTGGACCATGCCCGCATGAAAAAGGAGCGCGAACTGCGCGACCAACTGCGCGGCATCGAGGAGGCTGTCCCCCTCAACGAGGCGGCGCTGCAGGGCACGGCCCAGAAACTTGCGGCGCTGGACGTGGAACACCTTGTTTCCAGGGCGAAAACCCGCGCAAGGATCGAGGCGCTGCTGACGCCGGCCCAGCGCACCCTCGCGGAAAGACTCAGGCCGCGCAAGGAAGATGCGAGACCTGAGCCTCCCTGCGGCTGCGGTCCGGACCGGCGGGGAGATTACGCCCCCATGGATGAGACGGAGAGGAGGTAG
- a CDS encoding PDZ domain-containing protein has protein sequence MKLGLMPRRGRKTGSAGCLGSRVSYDAQKATLNLLGMTLTEVVLDEERSGRLGSRTGVVVLVVDATRDAYLGGVRNGDVVAEVNSVRITRLQDLKRVLQEQDPHDPIFMFLLAGTGWRFVNLSFISSLP, from the coding sequence ATGAAACTGGGACTGATGCCACGGCGTGGGAGGAAAACGGGGAGTGCGGGTTGTCTTGGCAGCCGCGTCAGCTATGACGCGCAAAAGGCCACCCTTAACCTCCTGGGGATGACGCTCACCGAGGTGGTGCTCGACGAGGAACGGAGCGGAAGGCTTGGCAGCCGCACCGGTGTTGTCGTGTTGGTGGTGGATGCAACGCGAGACGCCTATCTGGGGGGGGTGAGAAACGGCGACGTAGTAGCGGAGGTGAACAGCGTGAGGATAACAAGGCTGCAGGACCTGAAACGGGTGTTGCAGGAACAAGACCCGCACGACCCGATCTTCATGTTCCTTTTGGCCGGGACCGGGTGGCGATTCGTGAACCTCTCGTTCATAAGCTCGCTGCCGTAA
- a CDS encoding response regulator, which translates to MKKRSIILVDDDAQYLGLLCSILADNGFEICKATSAEEALAILSTRRFSTMVTDLQMPGMDGVELSAVAGRLDPLMEIVLVTGAVTAEVLGRAAFTGIRTVLGKPVQMQDLLHVLRATAAAPDPAGGACGAHPAASNRARPI; encoded by the coding sequence ATGAAAAAAAGATCGATCATCCTGGTCGACGACGACGCGCAGTATCTCGGGCTTTTGTGCAGCATCCTGGCCGATAACGGTTTCGAAATCTGCAAGGCGACCAGCGCCGAGGAAGCCCTCGCCATCCTGTCCACCCGGCGCTTCAGCACGATGGTCACCGACCTCCAGATGCCGGGGATGGACGGGGTGGAGCTCTCTGCGGTGGCGGGGCGCCTTGATCCGTTGATGGAGATAGTCCTCGTGACCGGTGCGGTGACCGCCGAGGTGCTGGGCAGGGCGGCTTTCACAGGTATTCGGACCGTGCTGGGTAAACCGGTGCAGATGCAGGACCTGCTGCATGTCCTGCGGGCAACAGCCGCCGCGCCCGATCCGGCAGGGGGCGCCTGCGGTGCGCACCCGGCAGCCTCGAATCGCGCCAGGCCCATTTAA
- a CDS encoding LytS/YhcK type 5TM receptor domain-containing protein, with product MKEVVTLALDLFERLGILAVLFFLMIRFELFRGLLAGTLARGERRERLLVAVCFGAMAIFATVCGFQMHGAIANLRTVPVVIASILGGPFVGLVAGLIAGLHRFFYDLGGVTSLSCAIATPLAGVIAGVLYPRLQRRPFDALVAFAMGMIAEMIKMGLIFLLARPHEAAAGIISSIGLPSVFANAFGVAVLVELIAVQAREQQRAMAQQAQTTLGIAFKTLPHLRGGLDRLNAAQTVHIIKEMTGIDAVSLSTIRETLAHEGLEAERHAAGTRPLSAAAARAFETGSVVVAKTRREIGCSCGGCRLGSVIVVPLKKWEKPVAVMELYRQKENGIGRLDEELANGLALLFSNQLELGEIELQRKLASDAEIKALQAQINPHFLFNAISTIISHTRTDPQQASFLLVKLADFFRRNISPGVVQVPLSVELEHCEAYVAIEKARFEERLSIVYDIDEAALSCHLPPLILQPLVENSVRHGISAREEGGVVQVRARRGEGHVAISVHDNGVGIPRDRIRTLLSDGAGSHSGTGLGLALRNVNSRLSALYGKECALNIDSKAGEGTTVSFLIPVTA from the coding sequence ATGAAGGAAGTGGTAACGCTCGCTCTGGATCTCTTCGAGCGGCTGGGGATCCTGGCCGTGCTCTTCTTCCTCATGATAAGATTCGAGCTTTTCCGGGGGCTTCTGGCGGGCACCCTTGCGCGGGGTGAGCGCCGGGAGCGACTCCTCGTCGCGGTCTGCTTCGGCGCCATGGCGATCTTCGCAACGGTGTGCGGCTTCCAGATGCACGGTGCCATCGCCAACCTGCGCACCGTGCCGGTGGTGATCGCCAGCATCCTCGGCGGCCCCTTCGTGGGGCTCGTCGCCGGCCTCATCGCCGGTCTGCACCGCTTCTTCTACGACCTGGGGGGCGTCACCTCGCTTTCCTGCGCCATAGCCACCCCCCTTGCCGGCGTCATCGCGGGCGTCCTCTACCCGCGCCTGCAGCGAAGGCCCTTCGACGCGCTGGTCGCCTTCGCCATGGGGATGATAGCGGAGATGATCAAGATGGGGCTGATCTTCCTCCTTGCCCGTCCGCACGAAGCCGCCGCGGGGATCATCTCCTCGATCGGCCTTCCCAGTGTCTTCGCCAACGCCTTCGGCGTAGCCGTACTCGTAGAGCTGATCGCCGTTCAGGCGCGCGAGCAGCAGAGGGCCATGGCGCAGCAGGCGCAGACCACGCTCGGCATCGCCTTCAAGACCCTTCCTCACCTGAGAGGCGGTCTGGACCGCTTGAACGCGGCGCAGACGGTGCACATCATAAAGGAGATGACCGGGATCGACGCGGTCTCCCTCTCGACGATCCGGGAGACCCTGGCGCACGAGGGGCTCGAGGCGGAGCGGCACGCGGCTGGAACGCGCCCTCTCTCGGCCGCCGCAGCTCGCGCCTTCGAGACCGGGAGTGTCGTCGTTGCTAAAACGAGGCGGGAGATCGGTTGCTCCTGCGGCGGGTGCCGGCTCGGTTCCGTCATCGTGGTCCCGCTCAAGAAATGGGAGAAGCCGGTGGCGGTGATGGAGCTCTACCGTCAGAAGGAGAACGGCATCGGCAGGCTGGACGAGGAGCTTGCCAACGGCCTCGCCCTGCTCTTCTCGAACCAGCTCGAACTGGGAGAGATCGAGCTGCAGCGCAAGCTCGCCTCGGACGCCGAGATCAAGGCGCTGCAGGCGCAGATCAACCCGCATTTCCTGTTCAACGCCATCTCGACCATCATCAGCCACACCCGTACCGACCCGCAGCAGGCCTCCTTCCTCCTGGTGAAGCTGGCGGACTTTTTCCGGCGCAACATAAGCCCGGGCGTGGTGCAGGTGCCGCTTTCCGTGGAACTCGAGCACTGCGAGGCGTACGTCGCGATAGAGAAGGCGCGCTTCGAGGAGCGCCTCTCCATCGTCTACGACATAGACGAGGCCGCGCTTTCCTGCCACCTGCCGCCGCTCATCCTGCAGCCGCTCGTGGAAAACAGCGTGCGCCACGGCATCTCCGCGCGCGAAGAGGGGGGCGTGGTGCAGGTGCGCGCCCGCAGGGGTGAGGGGCACGTCGCCATCTCGGTGCACGATAACGGCGTCGGGATCCCCCGTGACCGCATCCGCACCCTGCTTTCCGACGGCGCGGGGAGCCATTCCGGGACGGGGCTCGGCCTTGCCCTGCGCAACGTGAACAGCCGCCTCTCCGCCTTGTACGGCAAGGAGTGCGCCCTCAACATCGACAGCAAGGCGGGCGAGGGGACCACGGTTTCCTTCCTGATACCGGTAACCGCATGA
- a CDS encoding LytR/AlgR family response regulator transcription factor encodes MSISVLIIDDEAPARRELRFLLEQVPEVVVAGEAANPSQALKEIREKRPRLVFLDIQLPGLNGIELAEVIAELPDPPLVVFATAFQQFAVDAFSVDAFDYLLKPFTLERVAKTVQKALQALAGQERRATPPETQGIKRILVQKRGKQIPIAPESVIFITAEEGEAQVHTRDAVYSSKSTLSALEELLAPYSFTRVHRNALVNLNCIIEIIPWFSGSCKLVMNDAVRSQVLVSRYHAKDLKERLLLNR; translated from the coding sequence ATGAGCATTTCCGTTCTCATCATCGACGACGAGGCGCCCGCGCGCCGCGAACTCCGTTTTCTCCTGGAACAGGTCCCCGAGGTGGTTGTGGCGGGCGAGGCCGCGAACCCGTCCCAGGCGTTGAAGGAGATCCGCGAGAAGCGGCCCCGGCTGGTCTTCCTCGACATCCAGCTTCCCGGGCTGAACGGCATCGAGCTCGCCGAGGTGATCGCCGAGCTTCCCGATCCCCCGCTCGTCGTCTTCGCTACCGCCTTCCAGCAGTTTGCCGTGGATGCCTTCAGCGTCGACGCCTTCGATTACCTCCTGAAGCCCTTCACCCTGGAGCGGGTGGCTAAGACGGTGCAGAAGGCTCTCCAGGCTTTGGCGGGGCAGGAGCGGCGCGCGACCCCGCCGGAAACGCAGGGGATCAAGCGCATCCTGGTGCAAAAGCGGGGCAAGCAGATCCCCATCGCCCCCGAATCGGTGATCTTCATAACCGCCGAGGAGGGAGAGGCACAGGTGCACACCCGCGACGCGGTCTACAGCTCGAAGAGCACGCTGAGCGCCCTCGAGGAACTCCTCGCCCCGTATTCCTTCACGCGGGTGCACCGAAACGCCCTGGTGAACCTAAACTGCATCATCGAGATCATCCCCTGGTTCAGCGGCAGCTGCAAACTGGTGATGAACGACGCGGTGCGCAGCCAGGTGCTGGTGAGCCGGTACCACGCGAAGGATCTCAAGGAGAGACTCCTGCTGAACCGCTAG
- a CDS encoding alpha-hydroxy-acid oxidizing protein, which produces MSIECEEMEGGNVTRRDFIKTAAVVGASVLAVQAVGRGEARAAEEAKTAAKAATATAAGGGTKKVADVLKVAREKMYPRCRVCPECDGVACSGEVPGMGGIDSGRAFRNNLQALAKYDLKMRTFHDVKKPDTSVTIFGAKLSMPILSGITGGVTYNMGLGGKVGEDEYAEGIIGGCVLAGTIGFAADGIGDPLATYETRLKTVAKYKGRAVAQIKPRSQADIIQRIRLIEATGAPFFAIDIDSAGRAARALPGQTVEPKTLEQLREIARSTKLPFVIKGVMTPEEAVAAYKVGAAGIVVSNHGGRVLDHTPGTAEVLPAIADKVKGKMTIFVDGGIRYGADVLKMLALGADAVLVGRPLVRGSVGGGAEGVAAILKKMQDELVVAMTLTGTADVKKVSRDILA; this is translated from the coding sequence ATGTCCATCGAATGCGAGGAAATGGAAGGCGGGAACGTAACCCGTCGCGACTTTATCAAGACCGCAGCAGTGGTCGGCGCCAGCGTGCTGGCGGTGCAGGCGGTAGGGCGCGGCGAGGCGCGCGCCGCCGAAGAGGCGAAGACCGCGGCCAAGGCGGCGACCGCCACCGCGGCAGGGGGCGGGACCAAGAAGGTCGCCGACGTGCTCAAAGTGGCGCGCGAGAAGATGTACCCGCGCTGCCGCGTCTGTCCCGAGTGCGACGGCGTCGCCTGTTCCGGCGAGGTCCCGGGCATGGGGGGGATCGATTCGGGCCGCGCCTTCAGGAACAACCTCCAGGCGCTCGCCAAGTACGACCTGAAGATGCGCACTTTTCACGACGTGAAAAAGCCCGACACCTCGGTCACCATCTTCGGCGCCAAGCTCTCCATGCCGATCCTCTCGGGCATCACCGGCGGGGTCACCTACAACATGGGGCTTGGCGGCAAGGTGGGTGAAGACGAGTACGCCGAAGGGATCATCGGCGGCTGCGTGCTCGCCGGCACCATCGGTTTCGCGGCCGACGGCATCGGCGACCCGCTCGCCACCTACGAGACGAGGCTTAAGACGGTCGCCAAATACAAGGGGAGGGCGGTGGCCCAGATCAAGCCGCGCAGTCAGGCCGACATCATCCAGCGCATCAGGCTGATCGAAGCGACCGGCGCCCCCTTCTTCGCCATCGACATCGACTCCGCCGGCCGTGCTGCCCGTGCCCTGCCGGGGCAGACCGTCGAGCCGAAGACCCTGGAGCAGTTGCGCGAGATCGCGCGCTCCACGAAGCTTCCCTTCGTCATCAAGGGGGTGATGACCCCCGAGGAGGCCGTTGCGGCCTACAAGGTGGGTGCCGCAGGCATCGTCGTCTCCAACCACGGCGGTCGCGTCCTCGACCACACCCCGGGTACCGCCGAGGTTCTTCCCGCCATCGCGGACAAGGTTAAGGGGAAGATGACCATCTTCGTCGACGGCGGCATCCGTTACGGCGCCGACGTGCTGAAGATGCTCGCCCTCGGCGCCGACGCCGTTCTGGTCGGGCGACCTCTGGTACGCGGCTCGGTCGGCGGCGGGGCGGAAGGGGTTGCCGCCATCCTCAAAAAGATGCAGGACGAGCTGGTCGTCGCCATGACCCTTACCGGCACCGCGGACGTCAAGAAGGTGAGCCGCGACATCCTGGCCTAG